Proteins from a genomic interval of Zonotrichia leucophrys gambelii isolate GWCS_2022_RI chromosome 5, RI_Zleu_2.0, whole genome shotgun sequence:
- the PTPRJ gene encoding receptor-type tyrosine-protein phosphatase eta — translation MSRLPLPCLLLLPPLLLLLPAEVRCTVACTEDCSSNNATAEPVTSSNDDLSINSASGNRTSAGGRVVGAASLADETRGSSLIYNLTAESIGVNSVILKWMVNKSGDGQYTYRIEGLNCTDNTALKNETNDTRAEITGLIPGTPYNFTVFAVVAATSDTEGEGSLIHLYTRPSQVHDLQAESIGVNSVTLKWVVNDSVANTYTYRIEVVNGTFVKNVTFNEPKADIDWLIPGTHYNFTVFAVAADNETEGEGSPIDLYTRPSQVHDLKAESIGVNSVTLKWVVNDSAADNYTYRIEVVNGTFVKNVTFNEPKAEIDWLIPGTHYNFTVFAVAADNKTEGEGSPIDLYTRPSRVLDLKAESIGVNSVTLKWVVNDSAADTYTYRTEVVSGTNDTPLENVTSSEPRAEITDLIPGTLYNFTVFAVAADNKTEGEGQFRNLYTRPSKVLDLEAESIGVNSVTLKWVVNDSAADNYTYRIEVVNGTFVKNVTFNEPKAEIDWLIPGTHYNFTVFAVAAETEGEGSPIDLYTRPSRVLDLEAESINVTSVTLKWVVNDSAADTYTYRIEVINVTNDTPLTNVTSSEPRAEITGLIPGTPYNFTVFAVAADNKTEGEAESRKLYTRPSRVLDLEAESINVTSVTLKWVVNDSAAGTYTYRIEVVNGTNDTHGHNVTSSEPRAEITDLSPGTLYNFTVFAVAADHETEGEGASIDQYTFPVSVDSLECEPVAKQPCLMLKWKCPSGNNSGFSIKIYNISTSEVMREDTAPRCVGEGVEQNLTIELLNFFSTYNVNIRTLQNGSASSAVHNLCHTSITDPPPPNEVPSVKAVSHSSLSVEFSDFDSLNGPLEAYAIMITTEDQSSESLKSKLNNTYKDFKKKTTTAYVTYVIKAEQAGSHSSRSQSDKNIINVGKGNTMYGYENGPLIPLRSYRACVAGFTNITFSDDVIEGEDSYVSFSPCSEPVLLPQDPGIIAGVVIGCLLAILAVVAVGGFIFWRRRRKDKRNTEVSFSPIKSKMIKVENFESYFKKQQADSNCGFAEEYEELKSAGVHQPKFAAELPENRGKNRYNNVLPYDISRVKLSNQSTGTDYINANYMPGYNSKKAFIAAQGPLPNTIEDFWQMIWEKSIYSIVMLTKCVEQARTKCEQYWPDKQPKSYGDIIVTMVSEVVLPEWTIRDFTVEKSNTPESHTVRQFHFTSWPDHGVPETTDLLINFRHLVHEYNSQNPVDSPTLVHCSAGVGRTGTFIAIDRLIQQMEMENTVDVYGVVYDLRMHRPLMVQTEDQYVFLNQCVMDIIKSQRERKTDLIYQNVTAMAIYENFPPGPAFGKANGYHA, via the exons gtcaGATGTACAGTTGCTT GCACTGAGGATTGCAGCTCAAATAATGCAACTGCAGAACCAGTAACCAGTAGTAATGATGATTTATCCATAAACTCTGCCAGTGGGAACAGAACCTCTGCAGGTGGAAGAGTGGTCGGGGCTGCATCACTAGCTGATGAGACAAGAG GATCCAGCCTGATTTATAacctcacagcagaatccattGGTGTGAATTCTGTCATCTTAAAATGGATGGTGAATAAAAGTGGTGATGGCCAATATACATACAGGATAGAGGGTTTAAATTGTACAGATAATACAGCTCTGAAGAATGAGACCAATGACACCAGAGCAGAAATTACTGGGTTAATCCCTGGGACACCGTACAACTTCACAGTATTTGCTGTAGTAGCAGCTACAAGTGATACAGAAGGAGAGGGAAGTCTGATACACTTGTATACAA GGCCCAGTCAAGTTCATGATCTCCAGGCAGAATCCATTGGTGTGAATTCTGTCACCTTAAAATGGGTGGTGAATGACAGCGTTGCTAACACCTACACGTACAGGATAGAGGTTGTCAATGGTACATTTGTGAAGAATGTGACATTCAATGAACCCAAAGCGGATATTGATTGGTTAATCCCTGGGACACACTACAACTTCACAGTATTTGCTGTAGCAGCTGATAATGAgacagaaggagaaggaagtcCCATAGACCTGTATACAA GGCCCAGCCAAGTTCATGATCTCAAGGCAGAATCCATTGGTGTGAATTCTGTCACCTTAAAATGGGTGGTGAATGACAGCGCTGCTGACAACTATACGTACAGGATAGAGGTTGTCAATGGTACATTTGTGAAGAATGTGACATTCAATGAACCCAAAGCAGAAATTGATTGGTTAATCCCTGGGACACACTACAACTTCACAGTATTTGCTGTAGCAGCTGATAATAAgacagaaggagaaggaagtcCCATAGACCTGTATACAA GGCCTAGCCGGGTTCTCGATCTCAAGGCAGAATCCATTGGTGTGAATTCTGTCACCTTAAAATGGGTGGTGAATGACAGCGCTGCTGACACCTACACGTACAGGACAGAGGTTGTCAGTGGTACAAATGATACACCTCTGGAGAATGTGACATCCAGTGAACCCAGAGCAGAAATTACTGACTTAATCCCTGGGACACTGTACAACTTCACAGTATTTGCTGTAGCAGCTGATAATAAgacagaaggagaaggacagttCAGAAATCTGTATACAA GGCCCAGCAAAGTTCTTGATCTCGAGGCAGAATCCATTGGTGTGAATTCTGTCACCTTAAAATGGGTGGTGAATGACAGCGCTGCTGACAACTATACGTACAGGATAGAGGTTGTCAATGGTACATTTGTGAAGAATGTGACATTCAATGAACCCAAAGCAGAAATTGATTGGTTAATCCCTGGGACACACTACAACTTCACAGTATTTGCTGTAGCAGCTGAgacagaaggagaaggaagtcCCATAGACCTGTATACAA GGCCTAGCCGGGTTCTCGATCTTGAGGCAGAATCCATTAATGTGACTTCTGTCACCTTAAAATGGGTGGTGAATGACAGCGCTGCTGACACCTACACGTACAGGATAGAGGTTATCAATGTTACAAATGATACACCTCTGACGAATGTGACATCCAGTGAACCCAGAGCAGAAATTACTGGGTTAATCCCTGGGACACCATACAACTTCACGGTATTTGCTGTAGCAGCTGATAATAAGACAGAAGGGGAAGCAGAGTCCAGAAAACTGTATACAA GGCCAAGCCGGGTTCTCGATCTCGAGGCAGAATCCATTAATGTGACTTCTGTCACCTTAAAATGGGTGGTGAATGACAGCGCTGCTGGCACCTACACGTACAGGATAGAGGTTGTCAATGGTACAAATGATACACATGGGCACAATGTGACATCCAGTGAACCCAGAGCAGAAATTACTGACTTAAGCCCCGGGACACTGTACAACTTCACGGTATTTGCTGTAGCAGCGGATCATGAgacagaaggagaaggagcgTCCATAGACCAGTATACAT TTCCTGTCTCAGTGGATTCACTTGAGTGTGAGCCAGTGGCCAAGCAGCCTTGCCTAATGCTGAAGTGGAAATGTCCTTCTGGTAACAACTCTGGCTTCAGTatcaaaatatataatataagtACTTCTGAGGTAATGAGAGAAGACACGGCTCCACGCTGCGTGGGAGAAGGCGTCGAGCAAAACCTCACAATagaattattaaattttttcaGCACCTATAATGTTAATATTAGGACTCTTCAAAATGGCTCTGCAAGCTCTGCAGTGCACAACTTGTGTCACACCAGCATTACTG ACCCACCTCCTCCAAACGAAGTTCCTTCAGTCAAGGCCGTCAGTCACAGCTCTTTGTCTGTTGAATTCTCTGATTTTGATTCACTGAATGGTCCATTGGAAGCCTATGCAATAATGATTACAACAGAAGATCAAA GTTCTGAGTCTTTGAAGTCTAAGTTGAACAACACATACAAAGATTTCAAGAAGAAGACAACAACTGCCTATGTTACATATGTCAtaaaagcagagcaggcaggttCACATTCTTCCCGTTCTCAGAGTGATAAAAACATCATCAATGTAGGCAAGGGAAACACAATGTATGGCTATGAAAATGGACCATTGATCCCTCTTCGTTCATACAG GGCGTGTGTTGCCGGTTTCACTAACATAACCTTTTCGGATGATGTGATTGAGGGGGAAGACAGTTACGTATCATTTTCACCCTGCTCTGAACCAGTCTTACTGCCCCAGGATCCAG GTATTATTGCTGGAGTGGTTATTGGATGCCTCTTGGCTATCTTGGCTGTAGTTGCTGTAGGGGGATTCATAttctggagaaggagaag gaaagataaaagaaataCTGAAGTGTCCTTTTCTCCAATTAA ATCAAAAATGATTAAAGTGGAGAACTTTGAGTCATACTTTAAGAAGCAGCAAGCTGACTCCAACTGTGGTTTTGCTGAAGAGTATGAG GAACTCAAGTCTGCTGGTGTTCATCAGCCCAAATTTGCTGCTGAACTTCCTGAGAACAGGGGGAAAAATAGATACAACAACGTCCTACCAT atgATATTTCTCGTGTTAAACTTTCAAATCAAAGCACTGGAACTGACTATATTAATGCAAACTATATGCCT ggCTATAATTCAAAGAAGGCATTTATTGCTGCACAGGGTCCATTACCCAATACTATAGAAGACTTCTGGCAAATGATTTGGGAAAAGAGTATCTATTCAATTGTTATGTTGACAAAATGTGTGGAACAAGCCCGG ACAAAATGTGAGCAGTACTGGCCAGACAAACAACCCAAGAGCTATGGTGACATTATTGTGACAATGGTCTCAGAAGTTGTCCTTCCAGAATGGACAATAAGGGACTTCACTGTAGAAAAG TCCAACACCCCCGAGAGCCACACAGTGCGCCAGTTCCATTTCACCTCCTGGCCAGATCATGGCGTGCCAGAGACAACAGACCTTCTCATCAACTTCAGGCACCTTGTCCATGAGTACAACAGCCAGAATCCAGTGGACTCTCCCACTCTGGTGCACTGCAG